One region of Glycine max cultivar Williams 82 chromosome 9, Glycine_max_v4.0, whole genome shotgun sequence genomic DNA includes:
- the LOC100803927 gene encoding protein transport protein SEC31 homolog B, translating to MACIKGVNRSASVALAPDAPYLAAGTMAGAVDLSFSSSANLEIFKLDFQSDDQELPLVAECPSSDRFNRLSWGKNGSGSEDFALGLVAGGLVDGNIDIWNPLTLIRSESNQSSLVGHLVRHKGPVRGLEFNVIAPNLLASGAEDGEICIWDLVNPSEPTHFPPLKSTGSASQGEISFLSWNSKVQHILASTSYNGTTVVWDLKKQKPVISFADSVRRRCSVLQWNPDVATQLVVASDEDGSPSLRLWDMRNTISPIKEFVGHTRGVIAMSWCPNDSSYLLTCGKDSRTICWDMISGEIAYELPAGTNWNFDVHWYPRIPGVISASSFDGKIGIYNIKGCRQNDIGENDFGAVPLRAPKWYKRPAGVSFGFGGKLVSFHPRASAAGSPAGASEVYVHNLVTENGLVSRSSEFEAAIQNGERSLLRVLCGKKTEESESEEERETWGFLKVMFEDDGTARTKLLSHLGFNVPSEAKDTVNDDLSQEVNALGLEDTTVDNTGHVSTNETPIFSTDNGEDFFNNLPSPKADTPVSTSAGNFVVAENANGSKKIQDDVEVEESSDPSFDDSVQHALVVGDYNGAVMQCISANKWADALVIAHVGNASLWESTRDQYLKMVRSPYLKIVSAMVSNDLLSLVNTRPLKFWKETLALLCSFAQRDEWTMLCDTLASKLMGAGNTLAATLCYICAGNIDKTVEIWSRSLSNEHEGKSYVDLLQDLMEKTIVLALATGQKQFSASLCKLVEKYAEILASQGLLTTAMEYLKLLGSEELSPELTILKDRIALSTEPEKDFKTTAFEGSQSHSGSYYGADNSNYNSNYYQEPVPTQVQHGVSGIQYPDSYQQSFDPRYGRGYGAPTHTPPQQPLQPNLFVPPQATQVAQTPQPTFSNTAVAPPPLRTFDPQTPPVLRNVERYQQPTLGSQLYNTTNPPYQPTPPAPSQVALSHGQNLSQVVAPTPNPMGFMPVSGSGNVQRPGMGSIQPPSPPQVQPVQPPPAPPTPPPTLQTADTSKVPGHQMPIVTTLTRLFNETSDALGGSRANPARKREIEDNSKRLGGLFAKLNSGDISKNASDKLLQLCQALDNGDFGTALQIQVLLTTTEWDECQSWLGSLKRMIKTRQSVRLS from the exons ATGGCTTGCATCAAAGGGGTGAATCGATCAGCGTCGGTGGCGCTGGCGCCGGACGCTCCGTACCTGGCCGCCGGGACCATGGCTGGCGCCGTTGATCTGTCCTTCAGCTCTTCCGCGAATCTCGAGATATTCAAGCTCGATTTCCAGTCCGACGATCAGGAACTGCCTCTCGTCGCGGAGTGCCCGAGCTCCGACCGTTTCAACCGTCTCTCCTGGGGGAAGAACGGTTCTGGCTCTGAAGACTTCGCTCTCGGCCTCGTTGCCGGTGGATTGGTGGATGGCAACATTGACATCTGGAATCCTCTCACTCTGATCCG CTCGGAGTCAAATCAAAGTTCTCTTGTTGGACACCTTGTAAGGCATAAAGGACCA gTTCGTGGTCTTGAGTTTAATGTCATTGCACCAAATCTTCTTGCATCTGGGGCTGAGGATGGTGAAATTTGCATATGGGATTTGGTCAATCCTTCAGAACCTACACATTTTCCACCACTAAAG AGTACTGGGTCTGCTTCCCAGGGAGAAATTTCATTCTTATCTTGGAACAGTAAAGTCCAACACATATTAGCGTCTACTTCATACAATGGGACCACAG TGGTCTGGGACCTAAAGAAGCAAAAGCCAGTGATAAG CTTTGCAGATTCGGTTAGAAGGCGGTGTTCTGTTTTGCAGTGGAATCCTGATGTTGCCACACAACTTGTTGTTGCATCAGATGAAGACGGCTCTCCTTCTTTGAGG CTTTGGGACATGAGGAATACAATTTCACCAATAAAGGAGTTTGTGGGACACACTAGAG GGGTAATTGCAATGTCTTGGTGTCCCAATGATAGCTCTTATTTGCTTACCTGTGGCAAAGATAGCCGGACTATATGCTGGGACATGATTTCTGGAGAG ATTGCCTACGAATTGCCAGCTGGGACCAATTGGAATTTTGATGTGCATTGGTATCCCAGGATACCTGGAGTAATATCAGCATCTTCCTTTGATGGAAAAATtggtatatataatattaag GGTTGCCGTCAAAATGATATTGGGGAAAATGATTTTGGTGCag TACCACTGAGAGCACCAAAATGGTATAAACGTCCTGCTGGTGTGTCTTTTGGCTTTGGAGGCAAACTTGTGTCATTTCATCCCAGGGCATCTGCTGCAGGTTCTCCAGCTGGTGCTTCAGAG GTTTATGTGCATAACTTGGTCACTGAAAATGGTCTAGTTAGTCGTTCATCTGAGTTTGAAGCTGCAATACAGAATGGAGAAAGGTCTTTATTGAGGGTTTTATGCGGAAAAAAAACTGAGGAATCAGA ATCTGAGGAGGAAAGAGAAACATGGGGCTTTTTGAAGGTTATGTTTGAAGATGATGGGACTGCACGCACAAAACTTCTCTCACATCTTGGTTTCAATGTACCTAGTGAAGCAAAAGACACAGTTAATGATGATCTTTCCCAAGAAGTAAATGCACTTGGACTTGAGGACACAACTGTTGATAATACTGGACATGTGTCTACTAATGAAACCCCTATTTTCTCTACTGATAATGGGGAAGATTTCTTTAATAATCTTCCCAGTCCTAAAGCTGATACCCCTGTATCTACTTCTGCTGGCAACTTTGTTGTTGCGGAAAATGCCAATGGTTCAAAGAAAATCCAAGATGATGTGGAAGTGGAGGAGAGCAGTGACCCTTCATTTGACGACAGTGTTCAGCATGCTTTAGTTGTTGGGGACTACAATGGGGCAGTAATGCAATGCATTTCTGCAAATAAATGGGCTGATGCATTAGTTATTGCTCATGTTGGGAATGCTTCCTTGTGGGAAAGTACACGGGATCAATACCTTAAAATGGTCCGATCACCATACTTGAAG ATTGTATCAGCAATGGTGAGCAATGATCTCTTGAGCTTAGTGAACACCAGACCACTGAAGTTTTGGAAAGAAACCCTTGCGCTTCTTTGTAGT TTTGCTCAGAGAGATGAATGGACTATGCTTTGTGACACACTTGCTTCAAAACTCATGGGGGCTGGCAATACATTAGCTGCAACTCTGTGTTATATATGTGCTGGAAATATTGATAAAACTGTTGAAATTTGGTCAAGGAGCCTGTCAAATGAGCACGAGGGAAAATCTTATGTTGACCTTCTTCAG GATTTAATGGAAAAGACTATTGTTCTTGCCTTGGCAACTGGGCAGAAGCAGTTTAGTGCTTCTCTGTGCAAGCTTGTTGAGAAATATGCTGAAATTTTAGCAAGTCAAGGGCTGTTGACTACAGCGATGGAGTATTTAAAACTTTTGGGTTCTGAAGAACTGTCGCCTgaactaacaattttaaaggATCGAATTGCTCTTTCTACAGAACCTG AGAAAGACTTCAAAACTACTGCTTTTGAAGGTTCTCAATCACACAGTGGGTCCTATTATGGTGCTGATAATTCCAATTATAATAGCAATTATTATCAG GAGCCAGTACCCACTCAAGTGCAGCATGGTGTTTCTGGAATTCAATATCCTGACAGCTATCAACAGTCATTTGATCCTAGATATGGAAGAGGCTATGGTGCTCCTACTCATACTCCACCCCAGCAACCTCTACAGCCTAATTTGTTTGTTCCTCCGCAGGCTACTCAGGTTGCGCAAACTCCCCAG cCGACTTTCTCAAATACTGCTGTTGCACCACCACCTTTGAGAACCTTTGATCCTCAAACTCCTCCTGTGCTTAGAAATGTGGAGCGATATCAGCAGCCTACATTGGGTTCTCAATTGTATAAT ACAACCAATCCACCTTACCAGCCTACACCCCCTGCTCCATCACAAGTGGCCTTGAGTCATGGCCAGAACTTGTCACAAGTTGTGGCACCTACCCCAAATCCAATGGGATTCATGCCAGTCTCTGGTTCTGGTAATGTCCAAAGACCTGGGATGGGATCAATACAACCTCCCAGTCCCCCTCAAGTGCAACCTGTGCAACCACCTCCAGCACCTCCAACTCCTCCTCCTACTTTGCAGACTGCTGATACTTCAAAAGTACCTG GGCATCAAATGCCTATTGTCACAACTTTGACAAGGCTTTTCAATGAGACATCAGACGCCCTTGGAGGTTCACGTGCAAATCCAGCTAGGAAGCGGGAGATAGAAGACAACTCGAAGAGACTTGGTGGATTGTTTGCCAAGTTAAATAGTGGAGACATATCAAAAAATGCTTCTGATAAGCTCCTTCAGCTTTGTCAGGCATTAGACAATGGTGATTTTGGTACTGCCCTACAAATTCAG GTTCTTCTTACTACTACCGAGTGGGACGAATGCCAGTCCTGGTTAGGTTCACTCAAGCGGATGATCAAGACAAGACAGAGCGTGAGACTAAGTTAA